Proteins from one Gimesia maris genomic window:
- a CDS encoding DUF1501 domain-containing protein, which translates to MNAHLQQLLNYTRREFFQRAGMGIGGAALTTLLANDLQAALPTAANPMAARQSHFTPKAKNVIFLHMVGAPSHLDLYDAKPKLQELDGELVPDKLWEGLRLAFIREQPKLMGSPFAFQQQGEAGLPISELMPHLGSVSDELCMIHSLKTDHFNHAPAQLFFQTGFSRFGRPSLGSWVNYGLGSENSNLPGFVVLITGNVAGAGNSLWGSGFLPSIYQGVEFRSSGDPVLFLSNPKGMTGEDRKRIIDSVNHLNKVQLADVGDPEIATRINQYEMAYRMQSAVPELMDISNEPKHIHEQYGTQPGKASFANNCLLARRLVERGVRFVQLFDQGWDHHGSIVKSLKNKCRQVDQPIAALIKDLRQRGLLDDTLVVWGAEFGRTPMVQGDRKAPGRDHHKDAYTVWMAGGGVKRGFAYGKTDDIGFNVAENPMHVNDFHATLLHLLGMDHERLTFKFQGLDMRVTGVAGNVVPDIIA; encoded by the coding sequence ATGAACGCGCATCTGCAACAACTGCTGAATTATACCCGACGTGAATTCTTTCAGCGGGCCGGCATGGGGATCGGAGGCGCTGCGCTCACCACGCTGCTGGCCAACGACTTGCAGGCGGCACTCCCCACAGCTGCCAACCCGATGGCGGCCCGCCAATCACATTTCACGCCCAAAGCCAAAAACGTGATCTTCCTGCACATGGTCGGTGCACCGTCGCACCTCGACTTATATGACGCCAAACCCAAACTGCAGGAACTGGACGGCGAGCTCGTACCCGACAAACTCTGGGAAGGACTGCGGCTGGCGTTCATTCGCGAACAGCCCAAACTGATGGGCAGCCCCTTCGCCTTTCAGCAGCAGGGCGAAGCCGGCCTCCCCATCTCGGAACTCATGCCTCACCTCGGATCAGTTTCCGATGAACTCTGCATGATTCACTCCCTGAAAACCGATCACTTCAATCACGCGCCCGCCCAGCTCTTTTTCCAGACCGGCTTCTCGCGTTTCGGACGCCCTTCCCTGGGTTCGTGGGTCAACTATGGCCTGGGTTCCGAAAACAGTAACCTGCCCGGCTTCGTAGTATTAATTACCGGCAACGTCGCGGGCGCCGGAAACAGCCTGTGGGGCAGCGGCTTTCTGCCCAGTATTTATCAAGGCGTCGAATTCCGCTCGTCGGGAGACCCGGTTCTGTTTCTGTCCAATCCCAAGGGAATGACGGGCGAAGACCGCAAGCGGATTATCGACAGTGTGAACCATCTCAACAAAGTTCAACTGGCGGATGTAGGAGATCCGGAAATCGCCACACGCATCAATCAGTACGAGATGGCCTATCGCATGCAGTCCGCCGTTCCCGAGCTGATGGATATTTCCAACGAACCAAAACACATCCACGAGCAGTATGGCACACAGCCGGGCAAAGCCAGCTTTGCCAACAACTGCCTCTTGGCACGACGACTCGTGGAACGGGGCGTGCGGTTCGTGCAACTCTTCGACCAGGGCTGGGACCATCATGGCAGTATCGTCAAAAGTCTGAAGAACAAATGTCGGCAGGTCGATCAACCGATCGCCGCGCTCATTAAGGACCTCAGACAGCGCGGCCTGCTGGATGATACACTGGTCGTCTGGGGCGCGGAGTTCGGTCGGACACCCATGGTGCAGGGAGATCGCAAAGCCCCCGGACGCGATCACCACAAAGACGCCTACACGGTCTGGATGGCGGGTGGCGGCGTGAAACGCGGCTTCGCGTATGGCAAAACCGATGACATCGGTTTCAATGTCGCCGAAAATCCGATGCACGTCAATGATTTTCACGCCACGCTGCTGCATCTGTTAGGCATGGACCACGAACGGCTCACGTTCAAATTCCAGGGGCTCGACATGCGGGTCACGGGAGTTGCCGGCAATGTGGTGCCTGATATCATTGCCTGA
- a CDS encoding PSD1 and planctomycete cytochrome C domain-containing protein encodes MSAEKPAAHKIDFEKSVRPLFVKHCQDCHGPDAREGGLRLTSRKNILLRNDSGEPAIIPGNSKESLLLHRVSTKDESEQMPPADAGTRLTEQEIQTLKQWIDAGADWPTASEEPKHWAYIPPVKSPLPEVNNSFRINNAIDAFVAEKLSQQQPPLAQSPPSSPARLLRRVSLDLIGLPPSPEDVIAFEKDPSPAAYEKYVDKLLKSPRYGEKWARQWLDLARYADSNGFQADQLREMWLYRDWVINALNKDLPFDQFTIQQIAGDLIPQATLEQKIATGFHRCTTCNVEAGVDPEENRVNQIFDRVNTTGLVWLGSTFECAQCHNHKYDPFSQQDYYQIFAFFNNTPLEVKQVGKSVTFEVTGPKLAVPLAKEELKTKEQLTTERLALQKQLNQRQKDLKTAWSEWEETTLALLENSEEAGKIPTAVRKALQTETEKRTKKQNNALTQYQQQQDAEYAELDKKLSRVRKELTALEPDSTLVMVEMPEPRMNNIFKRGDFLSKGAEVTPHTPDALHPIKTKDQPSRLEFARWLVARENPLVARVTVNRWWAQFFGQGIVATQEDFGSQGDAPTHPELLDWLAVEFMDHNWSMKHVHKLIVMSATYQQSARITPELLAADPYNKLYTRGPRLRLSAETIRDNALTISGLLSTKMGGPPVYPPQPKGLWRHVGRNAPKYLTSTSEDRYRRGVYVIWRRSAPYPSFTNFDAPDRGACVINRSRTNTPLQALTLLNDPAYVEIGVGLAKRLATKGLNSDMTDRERIAYAFRLCVAREAKPVEVNHLTKVFEQELKYFQDHPQAAQKLIAADDRPEGVGASRMAAWLYVANILLNLDETITKG; translated from the coding sequence GTGTCAGCTGAAAAACCGGCGGCTCACAAAATCGACTTTGAGAAATCGGTCCGCCCGCTGTTTGTCAAACACTGCCAGGACTGTCATGGTCCGGATGCCCGCGAAGGGGGTCTGCGATTAACCAGCCGCAAAAATATTCTGCTTCGCAACGATTCGGGTGAACCGGCCATCATTCCCGGAAACAGTAAAGAGAGCCTGCTCCTGCATCGCGTCTCCACAAAAGACGAGAGCGAGCAGATGCCTCCCGCGGATGCCGGCACTCGACTGACCGAACAGGAAATTCAGACGCTCAAACAATGGATCGACGCTGGCGCAGACTGGCCGACCGCTTCGGAAGAACCGAAACACTGGGCCTACATCCCACCCGTCAAAAGTCCGCTGCCGGAAGTAAACAACTCTTTTCGAATCAACAATGCCATCGACGCGTTTGTCGCAGAGAAATTATCTCAACAACAACCGCCACTCGCTCAGTCTCCGCCGTCCAGCCCCGCGCGACTGCTGCGACGCGTTTCCCTCGATCTGATTGGACTGCCCCCTTCTCCTGAAGATGTCATCGCGTTTGAAAAAGATCCTTCCCCCGCTGCTTATGAGAAATATGTCGACAAGCTGCTCAAGTCACCCCGCTACGGTGAAAAATGGGCGCGGCAGTGGCTCGATCTGGCCCGCTATGCCGACTCCAACGGGTTTCAGGCGGATCAGCTGCGCGAGATGTGGCTCTATCGTGACTGGGTCATCAATGCCTTGAATAAGGATCTGCCCTTTGATCAGTTTACCATTCAACAGATTGCCGGCGACCTGATCCCCCAGGCCACCCTGGAACAGAAAATCGCCACCGGCTTTCATCGCTGCACCACCTGTAATGTTGAAGCGGGTGTCGACCCCGAAGAGAATCGCGTCAACCAGATCTTCGACCGCGTCAATACCACCGGCCTCGTCTGGCTCGGTTCCACTTTCGAATGTGCCCAGTGTCACAATCACAAATACGATCCCTTCTCGCAGCAGGACTACTACCAGATCTTTGCCTTCTTCAATAATACCCCACTGGAGGTCAAGCAGGTGGGTAAGAGCGTGACGTTCGAAGTCACCGGCCCCAAACTGGCGGTCCCGCTGGCCAAAGAAGAGCTGAAAACAAAAGAGCAACTGACGACCGAACGCCTGGCACTACAGAAGCAGTTGAACCAGCGGCAGAAAGATCTCAAAACCGCCTGGTCCGAATGGGAAGAGACCACCCTGGCACTGCTGGAGAACAGCGAAGAAGCCGGCAAAATCCCCACCGCCGTTCGTAAAGCATTGCAGACGGAAACGGAAAAACGAACCAAAAAACAGAACAATGCATTAACGCAATATCAACAGCAGCAGGATGCGGAGTACGCGGAACTGGATAAGAAATTGAGCCGTGTCCGCAAAGAACTGACGGCACTGGAACCCGATTCCACTCTGGTGATGGTGGAAATGCCGGAGCCGCGTATGAACAATATCTTCAAGCGCGGCGATTTCCTCAGCAAAGGGGCCGAAGTCACACCTCACACACCAGACGCACTGCATCCGATCAAAACAAAAGACCAGCCCAGCCGACTCGAATTTGCCCGCTGGCTCGTCGCGCGTGAGAATCCACTGGTGGCGCGAGTCACCGTGAATCGCTGGTGGGCCCAGTTCTTCGGGCAGGGCATCGTCGCCACCCAGGAAGATTTCGGCAGCCAGGGTGATGCCCCCACGCATCCTGAATTGCTCGACTGGCTGGCAGTAGAATTCATGGACCACAACTGGTCGATGAAACACGTACACAAACTGATCGTCATGTCGGCCACCTATCAGCAGTCAGCCCGCATCACGCCTGAACTGCTCGCAGCGGACCCTTATAACAAACTCTACACCCGTGGTCCGCGACTGCGACTTTCGGCGGAAACGATTCGCGATAACGCACTGACCATCAGTGGTCTGCTCTCCACAAAAATGGGAGGCCCGCCCGTTTATCCACCCCAACCAAAGGGACTCTGGAGACACGTGGGCCGCAACGCGCCCAAGTATCTGACTTCCACTTCCGAAGACCGTTACCGTCGTGGCGTCTATGTGATCTGGCGACGCAGTGCCCCCTATCCGAGCTTTACGAATTTCGATGCGCCCGACCGGGGTGCCTGTGTGATCAATCGTTCGCGCACCAACACACCACTGCAGGCTCTGACACTGCTCAACGATCCCGCGTACGTGGAAATCGGCGTCGGTCTGGCGAAACGCCTGGCGACGAAAGGCCTGAATTCCGACATGACCGACCGCGAACGCATCGCGTATGCGTTCCGGCTCTGTGTCGCCCGCGAAGCAAAGCCCGTGGAAGTGAATCATTTAACCAAAGTCTTTGAGCAGGAACTGAAATATTTCCAGGATCATCCCCAGGCAGCCCAGAAGCTGATTGCGGCAGACGACCGGCCGGAAGGCGTCGGTGCGTCACGTATGGCGGCCTGGCTGTATGTCGCGAACATCCTGTTGAATCTAGATGAAACCATCACGAAGGGATAA
- a CDS encoding sulfatase family protein: MTAAFLPLFLFSQNTAHASEKANDPNIIYILADDMGYGDIRALNPECKIATPHLDQLAHGGMIFTDAHSSSSVCTPTRYGVLTGRYNWRSRLKSGVLWGLSRRLIEPDRETVPSMLKEHGYYTACVGKWHLGMDWSLKQGGFATEQSYNKKTNPGWDVDYSKPIQNGPNSVGFDYFFGISASLDMPPYVYIENDRSQGIPTVTKAFFRDGPAHKDFEAIDVLPRITDKTVQIIDEHAAASKEGKPFFIYFPLNAPHTPILPTPEWQGKSGINAYCDFVMQVDDTVGQVMQALKKQGIHENTLVIFTADNGCSPAANFKEMTDKDHQPSYQFRGHKADIYEGGHRVPFIANWPARIKAGTHSDQLTCLTDLFATAADIVGAKVPDDAGEDSVSILPAMEGTAHTPLREAAVHHSIRGAFSIRKDHWKLELCPGSGGWSFPKPGKDNLSELPAIQLYDLNHDAGEQKNVQAEHPEVVKELTTLLQSYADRGRSTPGKPQPNTGEVDIFKAGKSAQSMKKPAKKNTKKKS, translated from the coding sequence ATGACTGCTGCTTTTCTGCCACTGTTCCTGTTCTCTCAAAACACAGCGCACGCCTCAGAAAAAGCAAACGATCCCAACATCATCTACATTTTGGCCGACGACATGGGTTACGGCGACATTCGGGCACTCAATCCGGAATGTAAAATTGCGACGCCACACCTGGATCAACTCGCGCATGGCGGCATGATTTTTACGGACGCTCATTCCAGTTCCTCCGTCTGTACGCCGACCCGTTACGGCGTGCTCACCGGTCGTTACAACTGGCGCTCGCGGCTCAAGAGCGGCGTGCTCTGGGGATTATCGCGACGTCTGATTGAACCGGATCGGGAAACCGTCCCCTCCATGCTCAAAGAACATGGTTACTATACCGCCTGTGTCGGTAAATGGCATCTGGGAATGGACTGGTCACTCAAGCAGGGCGGCTTCGCGACAGAACAGTCTTATAACAAAAAAACCAATCCGGGCTGGGACGTCGACTATTCCAAACCGATCCAGAACGGACCGAACAGCGTCGGCTTCGATTACTTCTTTGGTATCAGCGCTTCACTCGACATGCCCCCCTACGTTTATATTGAAAACGATCGCAGCCAGGGTATCCCCACGGTCACCAAAGCATTCTTCCGCGATGGACCCGCACATAAAGATTTCGAAGCCATCGACGTGCTGCCCCGCATCACCGACAAAACAGTCCAGATCATCGACGAACATGCGGCCGCTTCCAAAGAAGGTAAGCCGTTCTTCATTTACTTCCCTCTCAATGCACCACATACGCCGATTCTGCCGACACCCGAATGGCAGGGCAAAAGCGGCATCAACGCCTACTGCGATTTCGTCATGCAAGTGGATGACACCGTCGGCCAGGTGATGCAGGCGCTCAAGAAACAGGGTATCCATGAAAACACACTGGTCATTTTCACCGCCGACAATGGCTGCTCACCCGCTGCCAACTTCAAAGAGATGACCGACAAAGATCATCAGCCCAGCTACCAGTTTCGCGGACACAAGGCCGACATCTATGAAGGCGGCCATCGCGTCCCGTTCATCGCCAACTGGCCTGCGCGGATTAAAGCGGGCACGCATTCGGACCAGCTTACCTGCCTGACCGATCTGTTCGCGACCGCCGCCGACATCGTGGGAGCCAAAGTTCCCGATGACGCGGGCGAAGACAGCGTGAGCATTCTCCCGGCGATGGAAGGCACAGCCCATACGCCTCTCAGAGAAGCCGCCGTCCATCATTCGATTCGCGGTGCGTTCTCCATTCGCAAGGATCACTGGAAGCTCGAGCTCTGTCCGGGCTCGGGTGGCTGGAGCTTCCCCAAACCAGGCAAAGACAATCTGAGTGAACTCCCTGCCATCCAGCTGTATGACCTCAACCACGATGCAGGCGAACAGAAAAACGTGCAGGCGGAACATCCCGAAGTCGTCAAAGAATTGACCACTTTACTGCAGAGCTATGCCGATCGCGGACGCTCCACTCCGGGCAAACCACAGCCGAATACCGGCGAAGTGGATATCTTCAAAGCGGGAAAATCAGCACAGAGCATGAAAAAGCCCGCGAAGAAAAACACGAAGAAGAAATCCTAA
- a CDS encoding DUF1559 family PulG-like putative transporter produces MNSTLLRMSLLIAFSALICCEVAAQKTTKPGEAHLAPVNLPEITVPKIEPDQVNVKLPGACTELAIGGGGRYFVFHVPGKRQLIVFDVSQLEVVNTLRMSSDNFCYTAGADKLVIVYRDQNKIQSYQLPGLKEEQSQTLPADLKVAHITMGAASNGPILLGSDKAQGAWQFLDLETLGPSSVQISSEWELNHADRCDVEASADGRVFGICKRHASPSGLLRVAIIGNTVETRYLDQTWGTVFPNKDGSKLCNLTGIYDQELEKIDEFKNLIGGYLPCFSDFYLYPHGGRGNPYSVLLPGLNKPLLTVTGPGPEISPAVRHVVLPQGYRADVNTPGYPRRFYIEQAQLMMFVAETNDSIDVRPLNIVERLKKNGRVHFYVSRSPADVAYRGELYESEIEVKSVDGEVKVEQILPPPGMTVTPEGKIRWQVPEDYGVDLSHITEQIELKFKVSDPYGRESVIQTKLNIREKPVHFEILPLTAAGQAGETHLRPAILPEISASAFQGDRAVIKLPRPFSRVISGGGGRYLVFYLPDIRQLALFDVSRARVVNYMTVKSGIVSFAAGATKLVVLNHSQRIITRYELSTFKKEFARRIPVEGSVVQLALGAASNGPVYVGSVKTGDRRRRVMLNSFLDLESLELIELESERPPVIPLGDTKGFYVHASANGKVFGVSLREKDGWEGVTYEVDGKQLKTVPLKKSYGPMIPGPDGNHIFASGVVMNRVLMPVYQDLKSMYPSSDPNLLVQRVRTTKRDVKIYVTGETEPIATIPDVWEKGYGSYQSMMGSDARYMNAYYIPQAETLAYLPETKSRIHLHRVKLDQLLKNRKDDYFFTQSQPVKTAARGEKYEYKLEAKSNQTPLTYQIDSGPEGMSVSPAGVVSWAVPHDFKNDQTSVIVSVSNSTGKSLYHSYLLSLTGKIPAGSTAPKPQPLAKMDSKSVWERLNGSTQVTLPKLKAVQFEGKQKELTLPAEITDLVVGGGGRYLILYFKTLHQLGIFDTSRAEIVKFLPVNSEKVMFAAGAEHLLIVDPEKKILERWSLKTFQREATALLPIQDPLEGIAIGNASRGPLVVFVHSHDPFYFVDPVSMQEVDLVTLHELLTPDVNLESSADRIQRRLRERKLNRRHVTDHFNGTDTISADGRLVGIRFGALDVTGPVYDWRSLKSLGWKLLPNASGSRFYTEAGIFDTEMKQIGKQNRIRHIPAVQPGYYLTVQIHNHGSRKPPQDLTLQIEDGQNPQFPLPDIDVTQCFGTLPDLVPSFEKRYTYIPTADLLVQIPITNDRLILHQVEIDSLLEESGEDYLYVTSFAPATGKIGTRWECQFSAKSKQQVSYHLETGPEAMTVSPTGLMTWDIRPGITISKVPVLVRLQSQSGKELYHSFTITIPEAYKNAREQAELAAKQKAAEAKAKREQEIALAAKAVEASHATENRMRLIKLKREGSTAKDKLETEAKLWLKRQQEKQGLQTIPYRLWSDADGNQIEAQLVQVFGGIVKVRLKSDPQNSLRSRNTNPKPELMSFTLSELSSTDQKYVRNYSAAQREKRERPETAAERQEKFRRQLQLVAASIRSQSQRSIGFPPAYSVDRFASGVLKDRPMLSWRVHLLPYLGGADLYNLFRQDEPWNSDYNRRLIALMPSFYQAPGSTAGEGKTNLLGVKGKDCIFVGKNEVRSHYVSDGLANTAMVVVVPDELAIEWTRPDDWEYAAEKKIKDLFSAGSDVFWSIFADGSVRSISNQNSLSDISRIFTIRDGQPVKLK; encoded by the coding sequence GTGAATTCCACTTTGCTGCGAATGTCACTACTGATTGCCTTCAGTGCGCTCATCTGCTGTGAAGTGGCAGCACAGAAAACGACGAAGCCGGGCGAAGCTCATCTGGCTCCGGTGAATCTGCCTGAAATTACAGTTCCCAAGATCGAGCCGGACCAGGTGAATGTCAAACTGCCAGGTGCCTGCACTGAGCTCGCCATTGGCGGTGGTGGGCGCTATTTTGTATTTCACGTTCCAGGTAAACGACAGTTGATTGTGTTCGATGTTTCCCAACTCGAAGTTGTGAATACATTGAGAATGAGTTCCGATAATTTCTGTTACACCGCGGGTGCCGACAAGCTGGTTATCGTGTATCGCGATCAAAACAAGATCCAGAGCTATCAACTGCCTGGTCTGAAAGAGGAGCAGTCGCAAACTCTGCCCGCCGATTTGAAAGTCGCCCATATCACCATGGGAGCCGCATCTAACGGTCCCATTTTACTGGGTTCTGATAAAGCGCAAGGGGCGTGGCAGTTTCTGGATCTGGAGACACTCGGTCCTTCATCAGTTCAGATTTCGTCCGAGTGGGAACTGAATCATGCTGACCGGTGTGATGTTGAGGCTTCAGCCGATGGTCGCGTTTTTGGTATCTGCAAGAGGCATGCCTCACCATCGGGGTTGTTGCGGGTGGCGATCATAGGGAACACGGTAGAGACACGTTACCTGGATCAAACCTGGGGAACGGTATTTCCCAATAAAGATGGCAGCAAGCTGTGTAACCTGACGGGGATTTACGATCAGGAGCTTGAAAAAATCGATGAATTTAAAAACCTGATCGGCGGGTATCTGCCTTGTTTCAGTGATTTTTATTTGTATCCACATGGCGGTAGAGGAAATCCCTATTCGGTTCTTCTGCCAGGATTGAATAAACCATTACTCACTGTGACGGGACCTGGACCTGAAATATCCCCGGCGGTCCGGCATGTTGTCCTGCCCCAAGGGTACCGCGCTGATGTCAATACGCCCGGCTACCCGCGGCGATTTTACATCGAGCAGGCGCAACTGATGATGTTTGTTGCAGAGACGAATGATTCGATTGACGTACGTCCTCTGAATATTGTCGAGAGACTGAAAAAAAACGGAAGAGTTCACTTCTATGTTTCGCGTTCCCCTGCGGATGTCGCATATCGGGGCGAATTATACGAGTCTGAAATCGAAGTGAAGTCCGTTGATGGTGAAGTCAAGGTGGAACAGATTCTGCCTCCCCCTGGGATGACGGTTACCCCGGAAGGCAAGATTCGCTGGCAGGTACCTGAGGATTACGGCGTCGACTTGTCTCACATCACTGAGCAGATCGAACTCAAGTTTAAGGTCTCTGATCCTTATGGAAGAGAGTCAGTCATTCAAACGAAGCTGAATATCAGGGAGAAACCTGTCCATTTTGAGATTCTGCCTTTGACGGCAGCTGGTCAGGCAGGAGAAACGCATCTGAGGCCAGCCATTTTACCTGAAATCAGCGCGTCTGCTTTTCAAGGCGATCGTGCTGTTATCAAACTGCCGCGCCCCTTCAGTCGTGTCATCTCAGGGGGCGGCGGTCGCTATCTTGTCTTTTATCTACCGGATATTCGTCAGCTGGCGCTGTTTGATGTTTCCCGGGCCCGCGTTGTGAATTACATGACCGTGAAGTCCGGTATTGTCTCCTTTGCCGCCGGTGCTACCAAACTGGTCGTGCTCAATCACAGTCAGCGAATCATCACGCGTTATGAACTTTCGACATTTAAGAAAGAGTTCGCGCGGCGGATCCCGGTGGAGGGGAGCGTTGTGCAACTGGCGCTGGGGGCCGCTTCCAATGGTCCCGTTTATGTCGGCTCCGTGAAGACCGGGGACCGGCGTCGCCGCGTTATGCTCAACAGTTTTCTGGACCTGGAATCTCTGGAATTGATTGAACTGGAATCAGAGCGTCCTCCAGTCATCCCACTGGGAGATACCAAAGGCTTTTATGTACATGCTTCAGCCAACGGGAAGGTCTTTGGAGTCAGTCTGCGGGAGAAGGATGGTTGGGAAGGAGTGACTTACGAAGTTGACGGGAAACAGTTGAAAACAGTGCCCCTGAAAAAATCTTACGGGCCGATGATTCCCGGTCCTGACGGCAATCATATATTTGCCAGTGGCGTGGTCATGAACAGGGTTTTGATGCCCGTCTATCAGGACCTGAAAAGCATGTATCCTTCTTCAGATCCAAACCTGCTGGTGCAGCGGGTAAGAACTACGAAACGCGATGTCAAGATTTACGTGACTGGCGAAACAGAGCCGATAGCCACCATCCCTGATGTGTGGGAGAAAGGGTATGGGTCATACCAGTCGATGATGGGTTCCGACGCGAGATACATGAATGCGTATTATATTCCCCAGGCAGAAACTCTGGCCTATCTACCTGAAACGAAAAGTCGAATTCATCTGCATCGAGTCAAACTGGATCAGTTATTAAAGAATCGCAAGGATGATTACTTTTTCACTCAGAGCCAGCCTGTCAAGACTGCTGCGCGCGGCGAGAAGTATGAATACAAGCTCGAAGCCAAATCTAATCAGACCCCGTTAACGTACCAGATCGATTCCGGACCCGAAGGTATGTCGGTTTCCCCCGCCGGAGTGGTGAGCTGGGCTGTTCCGCACGATTTTAAGAACGATCAGACGTCAGTGATTGTTTCGGTATCCAATTCGACAGGCAAGTCTCTGTATCATTCCTACCTGCTCTCCCTTACCGGGAAAATACCAGCAGGGTCCACTGCGCCGAAACCGCAGCCGCTTGCGAAAATGGATTCCAAATCTGTCTGGGAACGCCTTAATGGTTCGACCCAGGTGACCCTGCCGAAGCTGAAGGCAGTTCAGTTTGAGGGAAAACAGAAAGAGCTCACACTGCCTGCTGAAATCACAGATCTCGTGGTGGGGGGAGGCGGCCGCTATCTCATCTTGTATTTTAAAACACTGCATCAGCTGGGAATCTTTGATACGTCCCGGGCAGAAATCGTCAAATTTCTACCGGTTAATTCTGAGAAGGTAATGTTTGCAGCGGGCGCAGAACACCTGCTGATTGTTGATCCCGAGAAAAAAATTCTGGAACGCTGGAGCCTGAAGACGTTTCAGCGCGAAGCGACTGCTTTGCTTCCCATTCAGGATCCGCTGGAAGGAATCGCAATCGGGAATGCTTCTCGGGGGCCATTGGTTGTATTTGTGCACAGTCATGACCCGTTCTACTTTGTCGATCCCGTTTCGATGCAGGAAGTGGATCTGGTCACCTTACATGAACTGTTAACTCCTGATGTGAATCTCGAATCATCGGCAGACCGTATACAGAGGAGATTACGGGAGCGAAAGCTGAATCGGAGGCATGTCACTGATCATTTTAACGGAACGGATACGATTTCGGCAGATGGTCGTCTGGTTGGTATCAGATTCGGAGCGCTGGATGTGACTGGTCCCGTATACGATTGGCGTTCACTTAAAAGCCTGGGCTGGAAGTTATTACCGAATGCCTCTGGCTCACGGTTTTATACAGAGGCTGGAATCTTCGATACCGAGATGAAGCAAATCGGAAAGCAGAATCGCATCAGGCATATCCCGGCGGTTCAACCTGGTTATTATCTGACGGTTCAAATTCACAATCACGGAAGTCGAAAACCACCTCAGGATCTGACGCTGCAGATTGAAGATGGGCAGAATCCCCAATTTCCGTTACCTGATATAGATGTGACCCAGTGTTTTGGCACGTTGCCCGATTTGGTTCCGTCATTTGAAAAGCGCTATACCTACATTCCAACTGCTGATCTGCTCGTGCAAATTCCGATTACAAATGACAGATTGATCCTGCATCAAGTTGAAATCGACAGTCTGCTGGAAGAATCAGGCGAAGATTATCTCTACGTGACCTCGTTTGCTCCGGCAACAGGAAAGATCGGTACGCGCTGGGAGTGTCAATTTTCCGCGAAATCAAAACAGCAGGTCTCCTATCACCTGGAAACGGGACCTGAGGCTATGACTGTTTCTCCAACCGGATTGATGACATGGGATATTCGCCCTGGTATTACCATTTCGAAAGTTCCGGTCCTGGTACGGTTGCAAAGTCAGTCCGGTAAGGAATTGTACCACAGCTTCACAATCACGATTCCCGAAGCCTATAAAAATGCCCGCGAGCAGGCAGAGCTGGCGGCGAAGCAGAAGGCAGCAGAAGCGAAAGCGAAGCGGGAACAGGAGATTGCGCTGGCGGCAAAAGCAGTTGAGGCATCGCATGCCACCGAAAACCGAATGAGGCTGATCAAGTTGAAAAGAGAAGGGTCGACCGCGAAGGATAAATTAGAAACAGAAGCAAAACTGTGGTTGAAACGCCAGCAGGAAAAACAGGGATTGCAGACGATTCCGTATCGTCTCTGGTCTGACGCGGACGGTAATCAAATCGAGGCACAACTGGTGCAGGTGTTTGGCGGAATTGTGAAAGTACGTCTTAAAAGTGATCCGCAAAACAGTTTGCGTTCGCGAAATACGAACCCAAAACCGGAACTGATGAGCTTTACTCTGAGTGAACTCTCTTCAACCGATCAGAAGTATGTGCGAAATTATTCCGCTGCTCAAAGAGAGAAACGCGAACGTCCGGAGACGGCCGCAGAGCGACAGGAAAAATTCAGACGACAGTTACAACTGGTGGCAGCTTCAATCCGATCGCAGTCTCAGCGGTCGATTGGTTTTCCGCCTGCTTACTCCGTGGACCGGTTTGCAAGTGGCGTGCTGAAGGACAGGCCGATGCTGAGCTGGCGCGTGCATCTGCTGCCGTACCTGGGAGGGGCCGACCTCTATAATCTCTTCCGCCAGGACGAACCCTGGAACAGTGACTACAACAGGCGGCTGATTGCCCTGATGCCGTCTTTCTACCAGGCTCCCGGTTCCACCGCCGGAGAGGGAAAGACGAATCTGCTGGGCGTGAAAGGCAAGGATTGCATTTTTGTCGGGAAAAATGAAGTGCGGTCTCACTATGTCAGCGACGGACTGGCTAATACGGCGATGGTGGTTGTTGTGCCGGATGAGCTGGCAATCGAGTGGACCAGGCCCGATGACTGGGAATATGCGGCGGAAAAAAAGATCAAAGATCTGTTCAGCGCGGGATCGGATGTGTTCTGGTCTATCTTTGCTGACGGAAGTGTCAGGTCGATCTCGAATCAGAATTCTCTGAGTGATATTTCTCGAATATTTACCATCCGTGACGGGCAGCCTGTCAAGCTGAAATGA